One stretch of Rana temporaria chromosome 10, aRanTem1.1, whole genome shotgun sequence DNA includes these proteins:
- the LOC120915985 gene encoding phospholipase A2 inhibitor subunit gamma B-like, protein MMKPYVTLLCVLSFFAKSGLSLSCTVCLVQGATFCTGNNVTCASGRVCVSTHTVSMEDGVKKSEYFGRTCAPETQCGHPGIFSTYNSKSKKGISCCYSDNCTPSPPQLLPDNDEPNGLTCPTCKASGAQWCDTGMTMTCTGEETRCIVQYSKITGPPGTETSELILRGCATPSICSIGNQTHPTDGLTAEVQISCTGSANGLHRHFYHHGNMALFTILLLIIT, encoded by the exons ATGATGAAACCGTACGTGACGCTACTCTGTGTTCTCTCCTTCTTTGCAAAATCAG GTCTCTCCCTCTCCTGCACGGTCTGTCTGGTGCAAGGTGCAACTTTCTGCACAGGGAACAATGTGACGTGTGCCTCGGGAAGGGTATGTGTGTCTACCCACACAGTAAGCATGGAAG ATGGAGTGAAGAAGAGCGAGTACTTCGGAAGAACCTGCGCGCCGGAaactcagtgtgggcacccgggaATTTTCAGCACTTACAACAGCAAATCAAAAAAGGGGATTTCCTGTTGTTACAGCGATAATTGCACCCCTTCCCCTCCGCAGC TATTACCAGATAATGATGAACCCAACGGCTTGACTTGTCCTACCTGTAAGGCCAGTGGTGCTCAATGGTGTGACACCGGGATGACCATGACTTGCACCGGAGAGGAGACGCGCTGCATCGTACAATACTCCAAAATCACAG GACCTCCAGGAACAGAGACCAGCGAGCTTATTCTCCGAGGATGCGCCACCCCCAGTATCTGCAGCATTGGCAATCAGACCCACCCCACCGACGGCCTGACTGCTGAGGTTCAGATTTCCTGCACTGGATCCGCCAACGGGCTTCACCGCCACTTCTATCACCATGGAAACATGGCACTTTTTACCATACTGCTTCTAATTATTACCTGA
- the LOC120915984 gene encoding phospholipase A2 inhibitor and Ly6/PLAUR domain-containing protein-like (The sequence of the model RefSeq protein was modified relative to this genomic sequence to represent the inferred CDS: added 64 bases not found in genome assembly), translated as MSPMASAMLSLLCVLSALTASGHALSCKVCMASFSTWCDGASVVCPAGQVCVSAYTLTTVDGSKVSEEFSRACGPTSQCNTPGSVAIPRGKIKRNTSCCFTENCFPPTPSLPEDNSELNGVTCSTCISPDSDWCHTEETMRCTGNENMCVLESSHQYEPLEQLTAIRGCATQSICDIGTQEVAYGFLNMTMKIKCSSASSPLYSPLLPSFTLTVASILAVLSLW; from the exons GCCACGCCCTTTCATGTAAAGTCTGTATGGCGTCATTCTCCACATGGTGTGATGGTGCCAGTGTGGTCTGTCCTGCAGGACAGGTGTGTGTCTCGGCGTACACCCTCACAACCGTGG acGGTTCTAAAGTGAGTGAAGAATTTTCCAGGGCATGTGGCCCTACAAGCCAGTGTAACACACCGGGCAGTGTCGCCATACCCAGGGGCAAGATAAAGAGGAACACAAGCTGTTGCTTCACAGAGAACTGCTTTCCGCCAACACCCTCAT TGCCTGAAGATAACTCTGAACTGAATGGAGTGACCTGTTCCACTTGTATATCTCCGGATTCCGATTGGTGTCACACTGAGGAGACCATGAGATGTACCGGCAATGAAAATATGTGTGTTCTGGAATCTTCCCATCAGTATG AACCCTTAGAACAACTGACGGCTATACGCGGATGTGCCACGCAAAGTATCTGCGATATTGGAACGCAGGAGGTGGCGTACGGGTTCCTTAACATGACCATGAAGATCAAATGTTCCAGTGCAAGTTCCCCTCTGTAcagccctctcctcccctccttcacTCTTACTGTGGCTTCCATCCTAGCGGTGCTATCATTGTGGTGA